ACCGTCTCGCTACGACGTGAAACGGCCGGCGGGCGCAATGGCGGCGCATTCTTCGATATGATCCGGGCGCTCGGCGTCCGCGTTCTTCCCAACACCGCCGGCTGCCACGGCGTATCCGAGGCCGTGCTGACGGCCAAGATGGCGCGCGAGGTATTTCAGACCAATTGGATCAAGCTGGAGGTGATCGGCAATCACGATACGCTGCAGCCGGATGTCTTCGCTCTTGTGGAAGCGGCCCGCATTCTCGCCAATGAAGGCTTTGAGGTCTTTCCCTATACGACCGACGACCTGGTGGTGGCGGAGCGCCTGCTGGAGGCGGGATGCAGGGTGCTGATGCCCTGGTGCGCCCCGATCGGCACCGCGGCGGGGCCGCTCAATCTTTCGGCCCTTCGATCCATGCGTGCGCATTTTCCGGATGTGCCGCTGATCGTCGACGCAGGCATCGGCCGGCCGTCGCACGCAGCGACCGTGATGGAGCTGGGTTTCGATGCGGTTCTTCTCAACACTGCGGTTGCCGGCGCGGGAGACCCCGCCGCAATGGCGGAGGCCTTCGCCGGAGCAATTGCGGCCGGCCGACAGGCATTCGGCGCCGGCATGCTGGAGTCGCGCGACATGGCAGTTCCGTCGACACCCGTGATTGGAAAGGCGGTATTCGCGTGAAGCTCGATCCTTTCTATCTGATCGTCGATAGCGCCGCCTGGATCGAAAGGCTGGTTCCGCTTGGTGTCAAACTCGTGCAACTGCGCATTAAGGAGCGCGCGCTATCGGACATACGCGCAGACATCCGGCGGGCAAAAGCAGTCTGTGGGGCGCATGACTGCCAGTTGATCGTCAATGACTATTGGCAGCTTGCCATAGAGGAAGGCTGTGATTTCATCCATCTCGGCCAGGAGGACTTGGCGACGGCCGATCTTGCCGCCATCCGTGAGGCGGGCCTGAAGCTGGGGCTTTCCACACATGACGAGGCGGAGCTGGCAACCGCGCTTGCGGCGCGCCCGGACTATATCGCGCTCGGTCCGATCTATCCCACCATTCTCAAGGCGATGCCCTGGGCGCCGCAAGGCCTGGATCGTCTGCGCGACTGGAAGAGCCGCATCGGCCCGCTGCCGCTTGTCGCCATTGGCGGGCTGACGGTGGAGCGCATTGCCGGCGTGTTCGAAAATGAGGCCGATAGTGCCGCCGTCGTGACCGACATCACGCGCAATTCCGATCCGGAACAACGGACCCTGGCATGGATTGCTGCAACCCGCTCATTTCATTGAAAGGTTGAAACTACGATCTGCTTCCCGGTTTCTGGCCCATCCATTGCACGTGGCGCGAAAGGACCGCCGTGGCAACGTCGACATTCCCGGCGCGCAAAGCGTTCAGAATGGCACGATGATCGCGGTCCGTTGGCGCTTCCCACTCCGCCCGCCAGCCGGAAAACAGGAAACGTGCGCTGACGGCGTGCAGGTCATCGATTGTCTTCAGCAGGCGCGGCATGTTGCAGGGAGATAGAATGAGACGGTGGAACCTTCCGTTCGCCTCTTCCCAGGCCTGCACGTCAACCGCGCGGTCGCCGGCATGGATCGCCTCTTCGGCCTGGTCCAGGATAGCCTTGGTCATATGAGGTGCGGCGTTGCGCAGCGCCAATACTTCAAGGGCGGCGCGCATCTCAGCCACTTCGCGCACCTCTTCGACGCTAAAGCCGACCACGCGAACGCCCTTGCGCGGTTGACTGACCACCAACCCTTGGGATTCCAGGCGACGGAAGGCCTCGCGCACGGGCACATGGCTGGCGCCGAATTCCTCGGCGATATGGTCCTGCCTGAGCTTGGCGCCGGCTTCGATCACGCCTGAAATAATACGATCCGCGAGTGTCCGGCTTATCCGCACAGCGATAGGATCATCTTTTGCAACGCTCATTGAATTATCATCGGTTTAAGAAGGGGCGCATCGACTCAATGTCCTATGCTTACCTGTCCCTTTGTTGATTCTCCATATTCTTCCTAGAGTAGCTGTTCCACCGGGCCAGTTTAGACCGCAAGGATGACCGCCCCACCCGCGAGGCCCGCACCGGCTGCAGTCATGAGCAGATGCTCCCCGGATTTGAACGGTTTGCGGCGATTTTCGACGGAAAGGGACAGCGGAATGGTCGCAGCCGAAGAGTTGCCGAATTCCGCAATCGTGCTGACAAGCTTGCTTTCTTCCAATTCGAGATTGTGCCGGACGGCGTCGCAAAGGCGGAGGTTGGCCTGATGCGGAATGAAACGGTCGATAGCGGAGACCGTTACGACTGCTTCATCCATCGCCTGGCGTGAGGTGCGTGTCATCAGATCGACGGCACGCGAGAAGACCTCGCGCCCATCGCGCATCGTCATCAGCACTTGGTCTGCT
The nucleotide sequence above comes from Rhizobium sp. CB3090. Encoded proteins:
- a CDS encoding thiamine phosphate synthase; protein product: MKLDPFYLIVDSAAWIERLVPLGVKLVQLRIKERALSDIRADIRRAKAVCGAHDCQLIVNDYWQLAIEEGCDFIHLGQEDLATADLAAIREAGLKLGLSTHDEAELATALAARPDYIALGPIYPTILKAMPWAPQGLDRLRDWKSRIGPLPLVAIGGLTVERIAGVFENEADSAAVVTDITRNSDPEQRTLAWIAATRSFH
- a CDS encoding thiazole synthase gives rise to the protein MLDLYGTQVGSRLLLGTARYPSPAILAEAVERSKTEIVTVSLRRETAGGRNGGAFFDMIRALGVRVLPNTAGCHGVSEAVLTAKMAREVFQTNWIKLEVIGNHDTLQPDVFALVEAARILANEGFEVFPYTTDDLVVAERLLEAGCRVLMPWCAPIGTAAGPLNLSALRSMRAHFPDVPLIVDAGIGRPSHAATVMELGFDAVLLNTAVAGAGDPAAMAEAFAGAIAAGRQAFGAGMLESRDMAVPSTPVIGKAVFA
- a CDS encoding GntR family transcriptional regulator, whose amino-acid sequence is MSVAKDDPIAVRISRTLADRIISGVIEAGAKLRQDHIAEEFGASHVPVREAFRRLESQGLVVSQPRKGVRVVGFSVEEVREVAEMRAALEVLALRNAAPHMTKAILDQAEEAIHAGDRAVDVQAWEEANGRFHRLILSPCNMPRLLKTIDDLHAVSARFLFSGWRAEWEAPTDRDHRAILNALRAGNVDVATAVLSRHVQWMGQKPGSRS